The Physeter macrocephalus isolate SW-GA unplaced genomic scaffold, ASM283717v5 random_1298, whole genome shotgun sequence genomic sequence TTTTCTGGAGGTCTGCCTGCCGACCCGCCCTCAGGGAGGCTGCCCCGGAGCCATCTAGAGGACCTCTGAGGAGAGCGTCGGGAAGGGAGGGCCTGCTTCCTCTGTCTGCTCTGCTCACAGGCCCAGGTTTGCCTGGGCCAGGTGGGAATGGGAGCTTCCTGAGCCACCCAGGAGGTGTCCTGAGACCACCTGGGGCCGGTTTCCAGCAGAGCAGCGGCTCTCAGGCCCCAACCCTTTTTGTGGTGTCAGTTGATTTGGTTTTAGTTAACACTGTGCTACCTGTGTCCTGAATTGTGACTCAGTTCGGTGGCCACAGCTAAGGGTATCCTCCCAGCTCTGGGATTTGACAGAACCTCCCTTGAGCCTTACAGACACTGGTGAAGTCCTCAGGGGCAGTCTCACACCAACTGTCCAGCGTCCATGACGTGGGAGGCTATTGGGCAACTTTCCCTCCACGCGTGCTGCTCACTGGCCCACACCCTTGAGTTGCCAGTCTGTGCTGTGTCCCCAGGCTGCGTGTTTGGTGGAGTGAGTGGGGCTGATCAGCAGCTTCTTTTTTGCAAATCCTCATTCCCTCGGAGTCAGCTTTgttccagagaaggaaaacatgtCAAGAAGAGTGGTTTGGTGTCTGAATATCAAATACTCTCAGCTGCAACTAACTGCAGCCCAGCTCAAAGTAGCCTGAACACGGAGGTTGTTACGGGCTGTCTTAACAGCAGGCTTTGGGGTTGGTTTCATTCGGTGGCCCTAGTGctgtttctctctgttttcctaCTCTGTCTTGTTTGTGTCCTCAATATGATTCCCTCTTGGTGACACAATGCCTGTGGCAGAACCGGGCTTGTCATTGCTGGCCAGAGGCTGGATGTCTTGCCAGTGGCTCTCCTCTAAGCATGAGGAAGCATGGTTTCCATAAACCCCAGCAAACCTCCCTCATGTCTCACTGGTCAGGTTGGGCCCTTTGGCCTGGGCTGATCAACTCAGCCTGGCCAGCGGAGAGGACGTCCCTCAGACCAGTTGGTTTACTCTGAAGCTTGGGCTGGGGTCAGGTTTCCCTGAACACTCAGGCCTGTGAGATGGACCCTGAATAGATCATGGGCTACTTTTAAGGAGGTAGGAGGAAAGAATTGGGGGATGGGCAACCACATGAGCTGTGATCACAAAGTTGTTACCTTTAGTATCTGAATTTTGGTCCCTTCTGCAAATGTCCTGGgacttcctccctctcccctcccctacaAAGCCTCCCCCACTTATTCGTGGGGGCGGGTGCTGGTCCTCACACGTTAGTCTGCTTTGGTCTCCCTGCTGAAGTCTGATGCTTGAGACCCCTCAAGGCGCCGACAACTGCCTGCCTGCCCCTGCCGTTCTCCCGGGCACCGTGCATTTTCCTGCTGCTCTGCCAGGCACAGCTCTTCTGCTCTGAGGGCGTCTGGTGGTCTCAGGGACTAGGGGAGGATGTCCCCCTCCAGTCTGTGCCCCGCCCCATCGTTTGGGCCCCCAGGCAGGGCTACTTGAGCCTGTCATCTTCAGAGCGCCTTCCTCCACGCccatcctgccccctcccccaggtgggAGTCAGTTCACCACCCGTGGTGGGGGCAGCTGCAAACCACCCGCTCCACTGGCCTCTTTTCCCCGCCTCCCCTTCTTTAGTCAACAGTCAGAAGACCCCCAGCTGCACACAGCTCAGGCACCTCCACTCGCCCGTAGCCCGCCTTGCCAAACCCAGTTCTGAGTGGATCCAAGATGATATTCAAGACGGGTGGAGGATGTTGAAAGGAATACCTCTCTTGGGCCTTTGAGGGTCACCCCACAGCTCCCTGGTTTgtttcctccagctgctgcccctcctcccacccttccttgcTCATTTCCTCCAGGGCAGAGGACAGGCGCCAGGTCTCTCTCACTTGTgggcttcttcttcctttctttctttttccgttatcactttaaatatgtagtaattctccccccacccccgccccgaaTTGAGAACTAGTATGTtgttaaattttggaaaatacagaaagagataaagaaaaaaaatgtctcccaTAGTCCTACAGTTCAGGGAAAAGCACTGTTAACCTTTTGGTGGTTTTCTTTCCAGTCTCCTTTCAAAATGTGTGGATGAATACTCTTGGAAGTATGGTTGGGTCGTGCTATATGCACAGTTTTATATCCTCCTGTTTTCATTGAATAATGAGAATTTGATTATGAgcattttccatgtcattaaatattattttatagcaTCATCTTTCTGTTGCTTTGTGGTTTTCTGTTAGATAGATGTACCATGAtttagtttttcattattttttaaatagtgctACAGAGGGCATCCAAGATTATTTCcacaaaataaatttctagagGTGAAATGGGTTTGCTGTTCCACCTCCCAGCCTGAGCGCTGTCTGTGTTCTCAGGGGACAGGTTTCATAGCCCCTTCCTTGGCTTGGAGTTCAAATCCCAAATGAATTCGCCCCTCTGGCAATGCCAGATACTTGCTGCATTATACCGTCAACCGTCCCTGGGCAGCGGGAGGGAGGTCGGGAGGTTTCGGGTCCTTGTCGTCACTGCCCGCCCAGTATCATGTGATCACACTATGTCATGGTGCCCTTGGCAGTGCCCTTTCAATAAAAGCAGTGCCCAGATGTTTTGGGGGAACGGCGCAGCCCAGGAACTTTCTCATGGGATAATAAAACCCTTACAACTCTGGTTACAGTGGGAAGATGCCTGAAGTGGACTATGTGGTTCTGTCGGAATGGTTTGACTGGATTGTGAGGAACATCGACGTGTCCATCGACTTGATAGGTGAGACAgtccctccctggcctccctcccctgggcccagTGAGGAGGTGGTTGGCTGGGCCCCAAGCAGCAAGGGCGGTGGGCAGGGCCCTCAGCATCAGCGATTCTTCCCCTACCTTGACTCAGCCTTCTCCCAAAGGGCAGATAGAATCTGGGGCTTTTGGTCTCTCCTGGAGAAGCACCCTGGCCAGTTCCTCAAACTGCTTTCCCCTCTGTCCATTGTGATATGATGGGTTTTTTCTAGTTTgtaaaggagggaggagggacagaACCTGGACAGTTACTGAGACAGGCcgggtgccaggccctgtgctaagctcTGTCAATGTACGGAACCTATTCAGCTTCACAGTGACCCTGTGGGGCTGGTGACATGGAAAGAGAATGAAAGTCAGGATGAGGGTCAAGATGCCTGTCTGGCCACAGAGCTGGTCTGCCTCTCCTGCTCAGGGCTGCTGGCAGATGTTTCTCTCCACGCCTTGCCCACATGCCTTCCTTCGCCCTACCCCTCACTTTCACTTCCAAGCCGTGAACAGAGTAATTAAAGccacatatatgttttttaaaatctcagtttatCTCCAGACCACTCCTGAGACCTGTTACCAGCGGCTAAAGATGAGAtgcagggaagaggagaaggTCATTCCACTGGTAAGAGCCCCTTTAACCCGGGGAAAGGTGCAACTTCATCCCAGCCTGGCCCCACCCTCTGTGAGATCATTGTGCTGTTGTTGCAGGGAGAGAAACAGGAACTGAGCACGTTGGAGGGTGAACTCTGACTTCCTCTGAGCTGGAGACCCTGTGCGGTGTCCAGGTCTGCTTCACTTCCTGTGGCCCCAGACTCAGTGGTGGGCACCCCCGGGGCTCAGAGGCGTCCCTTCTCCCGTTCCCGCCCAGGTGTCCCAGGGCTTGTTTGGTCCACCTCCTGAAAATTGTTTGCCTTTGTGCCGTCCCCTGGATCCTCGCTAGGACGTGCCCACTTGCTCGCTGCTGCATTGCCAGTGCTTGGCATGGTGACTGGCTGGGAGGTGAAACTCACTAGTGTCTGCCCAGTGCCTCACCCTTCTGGGTTCTGGCTCAGGGCCACAACAACTCTAGTCAGGGCTGTCTAACAGGTTTGGACTGCTCTCCTTGCCCTGGTCCCTCACTATCCGCATCCCCCTCAGAAATCCATCCTCCACACTACTGCTTGGGTGATGTTTCCAGTACAGAATACCACGCATGCAATTCCCTAACCCCACCCGCTTCAGTGCCTCACCACTGTCTAGGATAAAGTCCCCACTTGTAGCATGCCATCCGAGATCCTGCATGATTGGCTTCATCCCCTTCCACTCCCTGCCTTTCGTGCTCTGGCCTTAAAGAACTGGTTGTGGCTacacatgctctctctctctcttcccctctatccctctctccctctccccccctcccctttcccctctcccctcttcctctccatctcatctccctctccctctccatctcatctccctctccatctcccgctcccgctccctctccctctccctctccctctccatttcatctccctctccctctccatctcagCTCCCTCTcccgctccccccacccctcaccagGGAGTTACACAATGTACCTTTGCCATAGTGGTTTCTTTTGCCTcaggtgtcacctcctccaagaagctttCTCTGACCTTCCCTCTATTGTGGTTCCCCAGCTTCTGTGCTTATTATGATCACAGCCATTAGGACAAATATTCTGAAACTATTTCTTTGTGTTTGCTCCCCACCCCTCAGAAAACTACCGTGAACTTTTTAAGATTAGATCTTATTCGCTCTGCGTCCCTAGAATGTGTCCCAGGTCTTGGCACCTAGGGGTTGCTCAGTTAATATTGATCGGAATGCGCCATGTGAATGCCACTGGAAGTACACAGACAGAGGCTGGGCAAGCATTTACTGGGATATCATGGGGGTGTGAGCCCAGGATGGGCTGGACTGGGGTCCTAGAAGGCCAGTCCAGCTCCTGAGGCCCGCCCAGCCTTGTTTGCCCCAGGCACCAGCAAGGTGGATTCCAGCCATGAAGGCCCAGGCCTCGTTCTGGGCAGCTGCTTTGAAATCTGGAGACAGGAGTGATTAGAGGAAGGGTGAAATGGCGCGGGGCTGGACCGAGCTGGGGTGGGGCACGGCAGCTCTGTGCAGTGACCCAGATGTTCGGAAGAAGTGACAAATCTGGAGTCCTTCCAAGTCGTTGTCCAGGATATTGTCTTAATGGTTTTGACAAGGCCTCCAGGACAAGTCTGTTGTTGCCAAGGGAGAACTTGGTGGTGGATAAAGAGGCAGCAGTGTGGTTTACCCGAGAGCCTCAGGGCTGGGAGTAAATTGCTGCTTGAGGACGTGTTTGCCTGCGGCCGAGAGCACCTGCTTGTGGGAGAGTGCCGTCCAGACCTACCGGATGCGCAGGCATGGATGCCTTAGGGGCGGGTCCGGGCCTCTTTTCCCTTGCATTTCACCTTGTCCTTCTGAAGTTGCCCCTTAAGCTTTCAAGGATCCATAGGTTACAAGTTGTCTGTTGGGGTGAGAGCAGCCGAGTAGGGCTCCTGGGCCAGTGAGGGCCGCAGTCCTCTTGGTGGGAAGGACGGAGGGAGGGTTCAGAGGCTTCCCAGGCCCCCGTGAAGGAACAGAGGCCCTGCTGATGGAGAAGTGGTAGGAAACGAGAGCAGCCAGGTGGGAGGATGCGTCCAAAGCGCCAGAGGAGCAGAGTGCGCTGGAGGGATGGGCAGGTGGCCAGAGGGATGCTTCTGACTATTGCGACACCTGGGCTGGCTGGCAGGGTGCTTGGCCACGTTTATCATTGTCCACCTGAGCCAGGTGGGCTGTTGCGGGTCCTTAGTCCAAGCCACTGCCCTGTGGTCATTGACGTTCACCTAACCTGCCCCTGAGACTCCTGGGGGGGGAGAGGTCTGCTCCCTGTGTGCTCCCGACAGCCCTTGCATTTTTCCCCCCTCCGGCAGGAATACCTGGATGCTATTCACCACCTGTATGAGGAGTGGCTCATCAAAGGGAGCCTTTTCCCCGTGGCAGCCCCTGTTCTGGTAAGCCCCCCAACAGGGTGGGAGACTTTTCTAGAAGGAGGAGCGACTCGGGGGATGTTGGCCATTCTGCAGCTGGAGAATTTGAAAGAAGGAAgcggggagggtggaagggactCTGTCTCACAGTCCCCGTTCTGGACTGAGCCTTAGTGAGCTGGACAGACCTGGGAGAAGGTGATCTGTCCCAGTGTCATTACACCGGTGGCACAGTAGCATCTCACTTATCCAGCATTGTCAGCAAGGAGTGTTCCGGATGGCTGGAGCCCCTGGACCTGGGTTTTGGCCTTAACCGCTTGGAGTGGTGGTCTTTCTGACATGCCCGTCCCTTCTCCAGTGGGTGGCAGGCTCAAAGCCTCATTGCACCTTTTCTTGGTGACCCAGGGCATCTGAAGGAACGTCAGTTGCTGTTCTGGTCTGTCACACAATGATGCCCCCTTAGGAGGTGCTGAGGTGTGTAGGACTGTTT encodes the following:
- the LOC114485400 gene encoding thymidine kinase 2, mitochondrial-like; the encoded protein is GKMPEVDYVVLSEWFDWIVRNIDVSIDLIVYLQTTPETCYQRLKMRCREEEKVIPLEYLDAIHHLYEEWLIKGSLFPVAAPVLVIEADHDMEKMLELFEQNRHRILIPEDRKLGP